The Macrobrachium nipponense isolate FS-2020 chromosome 19, ASM1510439v2, whole genome shotgun sequence genome contains a region encoding:
- the LOC135214171 gene encoding lysosomal proton-coupled steroid conjugate and bile acid symporter SLC46A3-like translates to MPVGERTPLIPSGRHDNSDASPSRWSSVKGFLRTITVEPALCMFFLGYGMENVFITNLWIDKICRFHFNYSDEVCRALDSGKYPEEQTNVQKTTTVYNVYAHVLQYLPAVFVVLLLGTWSDKRGRRLPIIVPFLGYFLTSLSVTAVSYFWALPPTYLLLAYLPLAFTGGLMGVYAGVYPYLTAVTTQRARTTRISILAVVILSSGTIGIASGIGAFKHFGYVGVFGSQAILIGCSIVYSLLVLKERPEDDIAAESPCSEGVLHVLSPSYLKETLLVAFKKRSGGKRGDILGHIVIMMIMVFIAGSYKYIFLYTRKKFQWDEKMFSIYAIVDTPLSALGMLTVLPYLSYRWKVEDGILGLMGGISLLFSNVMKATAPAPWVMFLASVVGMCLDQVTAASRGAVSKLVDKSEVGAVFAVLGAAEAMIPIASVAVYTYVYNATIGFFPGMIFVFTAALSLVICCIYVWIMTRQRRQPTDDDITSSIAESNECNSPLVFA, encoded by the exons ATGCCTGTTGGCGAAAGGACTCCGCTAATTCCTAGCGGACGTCATGACAACAGCGACGCATCGCCATCACGCTGGTCTTCCGTCAAGGGGTTCCTCAGGACGATCACTGTGGAACCCGCCCTGTGCATGTTTTTCCTCGGCTACGGGATGGAGAACGTCTTCATCACCAACCTGTGGATCGATAAAATCTGTCGGTTCCACTTCAATTACAGCGACGAGGTCTGCCGCGCCCTCGACTCCGGGAAATACCCCGAGGAGCAGACGAACGTACAGAAGACGACCACCGTCTACAACGTGTACGCCCACGTCCTGCAGTACCTGCCAGCCGTTTTCGTCGTCCTCCTGCTGGGGACGTGGAGCGACAAGAGAGGGAGGAGGCTGCCGATCATCGTTCCGTTTTTAGGCTACTTTTTAACTTCGCTGAGCGTCACGGCTGTTTCTTACTTCTGGGCGTTGCCGCCGACGTACCTCCTGCTCGCCTACCTCCCCCTGGCGTTCACGGGCGGCCTGATGGGCGTGTACGCGGGTGTCTACCCTTACCTGACGGCGGTGACGACGCAGAGGGCGCGGACGACCCGCATATCCATCCTGGCCGTCGTGATCCTCAGCTCAGGGACGATAGGAATAGCGTCGGGGATAGGCGCCTTCAAACACTTCGGTTACGTGGGCGTCTTTGGATCCCAGGCCATCTTGATCGGGTGTTCAATCGTGTACTCGTTGCTGGTGTTGAAGGAGAGGCCGGAGGACGACATCGCCGCCGAATCGCCGTGCTCAGAGGGCGTGCTGCACGTCCTGTCGCCGTCCTACCTGAAGGAGACGCTGCTGGTGGCCTTCAAAAAAAGGTCGGGAGGGAAGAGAGGAGACATTTTGGGTCATATCGTGATCATGATGATCATGGTATTCATAGCGG GTTCCTACAAGTACATTTTCCTTTACACGAGAAAGAAGTTTCAGTGGGACGAGAAGATGTTCTCGATATACGCCATAGTAGACACACCACTTTCCGCTCTAG GAATGTTGACGGTCCTGCCGTACCTGAGCTACCGATGGAAGGTGGAAGACGGCATTTTGGGCCTGATGGGTGGAATTTCCTTGCTTTTCAGTAACGTCATGAAAGCCACGGCGCCTGCGCCGTGGGTCATGTTCCTTG CGTCTGTCGTAGGAATGTGCCTAGACCAAGTCACAGCCGCCTCGCGGGGCGCCGTCTCCAAGCTGGTGGACAAGAGCGAAGTCGGCGCCGTTTTCGCCGTCTTAGGGGCGGCGGAAGCCATGATACCCATAGCATCTGTCGCTGTGTACACATACGTGTACAACGCTACGATCGGTTTCTTTCCCGGGATGATATTCGTCTTCACGGCTGCCCTCAGCCTAGTCATCTGCTGCATCTACGT ttgGATAATGACTAGACAACGTCGACAACCAACCGATGACGATATAACTTCGTCCATAGCTGAATCAAATGAATGCAACTCTCCACTCGTTTTTGCATGA